One stretch of Fictibacillus sp. b24 DNA includes these proteins:
- a CDS encoding amidase family protein, with translation MSQINVLQIEEITLNQLHMHFENGELNSFDLVKYYLDRISRYDKQGPQINSVLEVNPGALFIARKLDHERQNGKIRGPLHGVPVIIKDNIDTADQMHTSAGSLALQNHYAQKDAFIVQKLREAGAVILGKANMTEWANFMAYNMPNGYSSRGGQVLNPYGPGVLDVSGSSSGSAAAVACNFATLAIGTETSGSILCPAGNNNIVGIKPTVGLVSRTGIIPISISQDTAGPMARTVKDAAILLEVIAGVDSQDAATHIAPEQSSYTDGLEQSSLNGKRFGVTYEFCIRDLNEKQRSVFDEVLQLIKTQGGEIIYLDQISPLEKDGSNYTVLLHEFKSGLNHYLKSVSPAIGISTLSDVIALNNEHKDNCLKYNQELLIESNETDGTLTSTEYLQSRMNDLEKTQNKGIDLVMNENQLDAIISPNDVWYGIPAKAGYPSISVPSGFDEAGLPLSVMFTGVAFSEKKLIQLAYAFEQASQKRITVVFK, from the coding sequence ATGTCACAAATAAACGTGTTACAAATTGAAGAAATAACACTTAATCAGCTACATATGCATTTTGAAAATGGGGAATTAAACTCTTTTGACCTTGTAAAATATTATTTAGATCGAATATCAAGATATGATAAACAAGGTCCACAAATCAACTCTGTTCTTGAAGTTAATCCTGGTGCATTATTCATAGCAAGGAAATTAGACCATGAGCGGCAAAACGGGAAAATACGCGGTCCTTTGCACGGGGTCCCTGTTATCATTAAGGACAATATTGATACTGCTGATCAGATGCATACTAGCGCAGGGTCATTAGCTCTTCAAAACCACTATGCTCAAAAAGATGCGTTTATTGTTCAGAAACTGAGAGAAGCTGGTGCTGTTATTTTAGGGAAAGCCAATATGACCGAATGGGCAAACTTCATGGCCTATAATATGCCAAATGGATATAGCTCGAGAGGCGGACAAGTTCTAAATCCCTACGGCCCAGGCGTACTTGATGTAAGTGGTTCCAGTTCTGGATCTGCTGCGGCTGTTGCATGTAACTTTGCCACTCTTGCAATTGGAACAGAAACATCAGGATCTATATTATGCCCTGCTGGTAATAACAATATTGTTGGAATCAAACCAACTGTCGGTTTGGTATCGAGAACAGGAATCATACCTATCTCGATCAGTCAGGATACAGCAGGCCCAATGGCAAGAACCGTTAAGGATGCAGCAATACTGCTTGAAGTAATAGCAGGCGTAGATTCTCAAGATGCAGCCACCCATATTGCACCTGAGCAATCCTCATATACAGATGGTTTAGAACAATCGTCATTAAATGGAAAAAGGTTTGGAGTAACCTATGAGTTTTGTATTCGTGATCTGAATGAAAAACAAAGGTCTGTGTTTGATGAAGTACTACAATTAATAAAAACGCAAGGCGGAGAAATTATTTATTTAGATCAGATCTCTCCATTAGAAAAAGATGGATCTAACTATACTGTTCTTTTACATGAATTCAAATCAGGTCTTAATCATTATTTAAAGTCTGTCTCCCCTGCAATTGGTATTTCAACCTTATCTGATGTCATTGCGTTAAATAATGAACATAAAGATAACTGCCTTAAGTATAATCAAGAGTTACTAATCGAGAGCAACGAAACAGATGGAACTTTAACTAGTACAGAATATCTTCAATCTAGAATGAACGATTTGGAAAAGACACAGAACAAAGGTATTGATCTCGTGATGAACGAAAATCAACTTGATGCTATTATTAGCCCGAACGATGTTTGGTACGGAATTCCAGCAAAAGCAGGCTACCCTTCTATTTCCGTCCCTTCAGGCTTTGATGAAGCTGGATTGCCTCTAAGTGTCATGTTCACAGGTGTTGCTTTCTCAGAGAAAAAGCTTATTCAGTTGGCATATGCGTTTGAACAAGCTTCACAAAAAAGGATAACTGTTGTATTTAAATAG
- a CDS encoding DUF6081 family protein translates to MKKLQKEIVLGNFLTILTESDTWRIGGFPLPDGSFHEFREPEAVVIVRNDELYVRVNPFTKSHPSVQFLDNAKHMYYSNESIKVPEDGTISFQWKMRSRPIGTHANDLYDGFVSVNLLDFTTGAALDFFAGNEQFASVYAVLPFPGVSVPETDKTRYFCIFKEEKDFNDREWNEYRITYNREADEVTFAVNGSIVRNEKNVPIKFNEFTVALGLMTEKDLAPEGSTSLHGQGIIGEWSPMKVTIEE, encoded by the coding sequence ATGAAAAAACTTCAAAAAGAAATAGTATTAGGAAATTTCCTCACCATATTAACTGAATCAGATACGTGGAGAATCGGAGGCTTTCCACTTCCAGATGGATCTTTCCACGAATTCAGAGAGCCAGAGGCAGTTGTTATTGTAAGAAATGATGAGTTGTATGTCAGGGTTAACCCCTTCACTAAATCACACCCTTCTGTGCAATTTTTAGATAATGCAAAACACATGTATTATTCGAATGAATCGATTAAAGTGCCTGAAGACGGAACCATCTCCTTTCAATGGAAAATGCGCTCTCGCCCAATCGGTACTCATGCTAACGATTTATACGATGGTTTTGTATCTGTGAATTTATTGGACTTTACAACTGGCGCAGCGCTTGATTTTTTTGCTGGGAACGAACAATTTGCAAGTGTTTATGCAGTACTTCCGTTCCCAGGTGTTTCAGTGCCTGAAACCGACAAAACGAGATACTTTTGTATTTTTAAAGAAGAAAAAGATTTTAACGATAGAGAATGGAACGAATATCGAATTACTTACAACCGTGAAGCAGACGAAGTAACTTTCGCTGTAAACGGATCAATCGTAAGAAATGAAAAAAATGTTCCAATCAAATTTAATGAATTTACAGTTGCTCTTGGACTTATGACCGAAAAAGATTTAGCACCAGAAGGCAGTACTTCTCTTCACGGACAAGGCATCATCGGTGAATGGTCACCTATGAAAGTTACGATTGAAGAATAA
- a CDS encoding MMPL family transporter, protein MKKGLSFQALGKFTYRFRVLIITFWVLTTIVLGFFAVKLPSILSGSGFEMDGSFSKVENIFQEKFEQPKSSVMLVFDSEEYNPQDQEYKDFVLNSIEQMGDVQDVVGVQSPYAAPEKTIKDSVSFATIQFDKSFGDLKTSIEQIRDRLPEDKEISVSLTGGPVIAEDMNTASQHDLARAEAIGIPAALVILLLAFGGLIAAGLPIIVGVISVVSSLGLLYFYGQETNVSIFLLNVVPMIGLALGIDFALLLVNRFREELHQGIEKATIISVQTAGRSIAFSGLCVFLGLSGMLLINIDIFKTVAIGGMVVVILSVLNAITFLPAILAVLGDRVNALKLFKPKKNGKSVWHSFAAFVMKRPVIMAITAACILGLSVTPVKDMKLSIPEAEALPPEYESRTAFEKFEKTFGEDELYPVLIVAESNDSYTTNKESLLALEKLVKNLENEKEVTKTESIFNYTNQLNGSELYDVLQTEQGKQQLSPALKPFINKETAVIRAYLSVDVTGDEAKRFVKKWEDEHDGLSLTIGGVTKFNQEIFDEIIEKAPYGLAIVLITTLFILMIAFRSVFIPIKAIFMNMLSLAATFGILVWIFQSGVLMDPVEIGLMIPVFTFGIVFGLSMDYEVFLISRIQEIYEESGDNDHATLSGLTSTSKIITSAAAIMIVITGSFAFTNVMPVKQIGIAIALAIFIDATIVRMIFVPSLMKLLGDWNWWMPFSKNKKNKNRGALS, encoded by the coding sequence ATGAAAAAAGGTTTATCGTTTCAAGCCTTAGGCAAATTTACATATCGTTTCCGTGTTCTTATTATAACATTTTGGGTACTGACTACCATTGTATTAGGCTTCTTTGCTGTCAAACTTCCTTCAATATTAAGTGGAAGCGGTTTTGAAATGGATGGCTCTTTTTCTAAAGTAGAGAATATTTTTCAAGAAAAGTTCGAACAGCCTAAGTCTTCTGTGATGCTGGTCTTTGATTCTGAAGAATATAACCCTCAAGATCAAGAATATAAAGATTTTGTACTGAATTCTATTGAGCAAATGGGTGATGTTCAAGACGTAGTTGGCGTTCAAAGTCCCTATGCTGCTCCCGAAAAAACGATAAAAGATAGTGTATCGTTTGCTACCATTCAGTTTGATAAGAGCTTCGGAGATTTAAAGACTTCCATTGAACAAATAAGAGACCGATTGCCTGAAGACAAGGAGATCTCAGTTTCATTAACAGGCGGGCCGGTTATTGCTGAAGATATGAACACTGCAAGTCAACACGACTTAGCAAGAGCAGAAGCCATAGGGATACCTGCAGCACTAGTTATTCTTCTACTGGCGTTCGGCGGTTTAATAGCTGCAGGATTACCGATTATAGTCGGAGTGATCTCTGTTGTAAGCTCCCTTGGTCTTCTTTATTTTTATGGTCAAGAAACAAACGTAAGTATTTTCTTACTAAATGTTGTTCCTATGATCGGTCTAGCATTAGGAATAGATTTTGCCCTGCTTCTTGTAAATCGTTTTCGTGAAGAACTTCATCAAGGAATCGAAAAAGCTACCATAATCTCTGTTCAAACAGCAGGTCGATCCATTGCCTTTTCAGGTCTTTGTGTGTTCTTAGGTCTATCAGGTATGCTGCTGATTAATATCGATATTTTTAAAACAGTTGCAATTGGCGGTATGGTTGTTGTTATTCTATCCGTACTGAATGCCATTACATTTTTGCCAGCAATTTTAGCAGTACTTGGTGACCGTGTTAATGCGTTAAAATTGTTTAAACCGAAAAAAAATGGAAAATCAGTTTGGCATTCATTTGCGGCTTTTGTTATGAAGCGACCCGTTATAATGGCGATTACGGCAGCATGTATTTTAGGGTTATCCGTAACCCCCGTTAAAGATATGAAACTTTCAATTCCGGAAGCTGAGGCCCTTCCTCCAGAATATGAGTCTAGAACTGCCTTTGAAAAATTCGAAAAAACCTTTGGTGAAGATGAATTGTACCCGGTGCTCATCGTGGCGGAATCAAATGATTCATACACTACAAATAAAGAATCTCTGCTTGCGTTAGAAAAATTAGTAAAGAATCTTGAAAATGAAAAAGAAGTAACCAAAACAGAATCTATTTTTAATTATACTAACCAGCTTAATGGTTCAGAGCTTTACGATGTGTTGCAGACAGAACAAGGAAAGCAGCAGTTATCCCCTGCATTAAAGCCGTTTATCAATAAAGAAACAGCAGTAATCAGAGCTTATTTATCAGTAGATGTTACAGGTGATGAAGCCAAGCGATTCGTTAAGAAATGGGAAGATGAACATGATGGACTTTCATTAACTATCGGTGGTGTAACAAAGTTTAATCAAGAGATATTTGATGAAATTATCGAAAAAGCACCATATGGGTTAGCGATTGTACTTATTACTACCCTTTTCATACTAATGATTGCATTCCGTTCTGTATTCATACCGATAAAGGCAATCTTTATGAACATGCTTAGTCTGGCAGCTACCTTTGGAATTCTTGTTTGGATATTCCAAAGCGGCGTGCTGATGGACCCAGTTGAAATTGGATTGATGATACCTGTCTTTACGTTCGGAATCGTATTCGGACTGAGTATGGATTACGAGGTTTTCTTAATCTCTAGAATACAAGAAATCTATGAGGAGAGCGGTGATAATGACCACGCTACATTATCGGGATTAACCTCTACTTCAAAAATCATTACTTCAGCCGCTGCAATTATGATTGTGATAACTGGATCCTTTGCTTTTACCAATGTAATGCCTGTAAAGCAAATAGGTATTGCTATTGCACTCGCTATTTTTATAGATGCAACCATCGTCAGGATGATCTTCGTTCCGTCTTTAATGAAGCTTCTCGGAGACTGGAATTGGTGGATGCCATTTTCAAAGAATAAGAAGAATAAAAACCGCGGCGCCCTTTCCTAA
- the plsY gene encoding glycerol-3-phosphate 1-O-acyltransferase PlsY — protein sequence MTEIIIILLISYLLGSIPFALLVGKLGYGIDIREHGSGNLGGTNTFRTLGKKAGFIVSAADVLKGTLAASLPVLLDIDLHPLIAGIPAVIGHCYPVFAKFKGGKAVATSGGVLLFAEPLLFVLVLLTFFLTLYLSKYVSLSSIMAGVGSIALSLLLSGDSITTYILIGFTLFLIFRHRQNIVRIAKKTEPKVKWI from the coding sequence ATGACTGAAATTATTATAATTCTTCTTATTTCTTATTTGCTAGGTTCAATCCCCTTTGCCCTGTTAGTAGGAAAACTAGGTTATGGCATTGACATCAGAGAACATGGAAGCGGGAATTTAGGCGGTACAAACACGTTTAGGACTTTAGGAAAGAAAGCGGGTTTTATTGTTTCAGCAGCAGATGTTTTAAAAGGTACATTAGCTGCAAGCTTGCCTGTTTTGCTGGATATTGACCTTCATCCACTTATTGCGGGAATACCAGCTGTAATTGGACATTGTTACCCAGTATTTGCGAAATTTAAAGGCGGTAAAGCGGTAGCAACTTCTGGCGGTGTTTTATTATTTGCAGAACCTCTTTTATTTGTTCTCGTTCTGCTTACCTTCTTTTTAACGCTATACTTAAGTAAATACGTTTCACTTTCATCTATTATGGCTGGTGTCGGTTCAATCGCTTTAAGCCTCTTGCTTTCTGGCGACTCCATTACAACCTACATCTTAATTGGCTTTACACTTTTTCTAATCTTTAGACACAGACAAAACATTGTCAGAATCGCTAAAAAAACAGAACCAAAAGTAAAATGGATTTAA
- a CDS encoding DUF2203 domain-containing protein: MKRYTLEEANQLLPVLSKEFDSLHNLQREFDLWYESFQQVEPQLNAEEKAAWEKRIQFMELEAEMFISNILSHGVWFEDAFSSTLHFPAILNGKKGVFKWHPEEPVITIYESSEDSRHLVN; the protein is encoded by the coding sequence ATGAAGCGTTATACATTAGAAGAAGCCAACCAATTGCTTCCTGTCCTCTCAAAAGAGTTTGACTCTCTCCATAATTTACAAAGAGAGTTTGATCTTTGGTACGAATCATTTCAACAAGTTGAACCTCAGTTAAATGCTGAAGAAAAAGCAGCTTGGGAAAAGCGAATTCAATTCATGGAACTTGAAGCAGAAATGTTTATTTCTAATATATTGTCTCACGGCGTGTGGTTTGAAGATGCATTTTCTTCCACGCTGCATTTCCCAGCTATCTTAAATGGGAAAAAAGGTGTATTCAAATGGCATCCTGAAGAACCTGTCATCACGATCTATGAAAGCTCTGAAGATTCTCGTCATTTGGTAAATTAA
- a CDS encoding SDR family oxidoreductase, with protein sequence MKHSYFITGYPGFIASKLVKALQTEYPSSSFYLLILKQERQIAEKKLENHHENIQLIEGDITKENLGLSYTEIEHLANHITHCVHLAALYDLTIPYDPAYSCNVIGTKNVLSFVEKCKDLKRFCYYSTAYVSGNEQGEILENDFRKPQSFRNFYEQTKHEAESIVRASMDRIPTTIIRPGIIVGDSITGETIKFDGPYFMMQFLNRLARLPIPNIGKSTSKIHLVPVDFIIKASVFLMHDPRGESKTYHMLSPDSPSIQEAYSLLCQELTGKKPSWTLSRMFAERLLSISILSKWLGVPYETLSYFSHDAQYDTTQLVRDLQGTEITCPPFKEYVGAIVQYYKNNASDYNLKRY encoded by the coding sequence GTGAAGCATTCTTATTTTATCACTGGTTATCCAGGTTTTATAGCCTCAAAACTTGTAAAGGCTCTGCAAACAGAATATCCATCTTCTTCTTTTTACTTATTAATCTTAAAACAAGAAAGACAAATAGCCGAAAAAAAACTAGAAAATCATCATGAAAATATACAACTTATAGAAGGTGACATTACTAAAGAAAATTTAGGTTTGTCTTATACAGAAATCGAACACCTTGCAAATCATATTACACATTGTGTTCATTTAGCAGCTCTATACGATTTAACCATTCCGTATGATCCTGCTTATTCCTGTAATGTTATCGGAACTAAAAACGTCTTATCCTTTGTAGAGAAATGCAAGGATTTAAAACGATTTTGTTATTACAGCACTGCTTATGTATCAGGTAACGAGCAAGGGGAAATCCTTGAAAATGATTTTAGAAAGCCTCAAAGCTTTCGTAATTTTTACGAACAAACAAAGCATGAAGCAGAAAGTATTGTTAGAGCATCTATGGATAGGATACCAACCACCATCATTAGGCCAGGAATTATTGTAGGTGATTCGATAACAGGTGAAACCATTAAGTTTGACGGTCCTTATTTTATGATGCAGTTTTTAAACCGTTTAGCTCGTCTTCCAATTCCTAATATCGGCAAGTCAACATCGAAAATTCATCTCGTTCCCGTCGATTTTATAATTAAAGCCTCCGTATTCTTAATGCACGACCCTAGAGGTGAATCAAAAACGTACCACATGCTTAGTCCTGATTCACCTTCTATTCAGGAAGCATATTCTTTATTATGCCAAGAGCTTACTGGTAAAAAACCTAGTTGGACGTTATCTAGAATGTTTGCAGAACGATTATTGTCCATATCTATCCTTTCTAAATGGCTAGGCGTACCTTATGAAACGCTCTCTTACTTTTCTCATGATGCGCAATATGATACGACTCAGCTAGTTAGGGACCTGCAAGGAACTGAAATTACTTGTCCTCCATTTAAGGAATATGTTGGCGCTATTGTGCAATATTACAAAAACAACGCAAGTGATTATAACTTGAAAAGGTATTAA
- a CDS encoding cysteine hydrolase family protein, producing MKALIVIDYTNDFVADEGKLTCGKPGQIIEERIVSLTKEFLRNEDYVVFAVDVHEENDQYHPESKLFPPHNIRNTEGRELYGKLNDVYTKNRADLAKQIHWLDKTRYSAFAGTNLELKLRERNIQELHLTGVCTDICVLHTAVDAYNKGFSIIVHEDAVQSFSQAGHEWAISHFKNTLAAEVVSSSNNLV from the coding sequence ATGAAAGCATTAATTGTAATTGATTATACGAACGATTTTGTAGCCGATGAAGGTAAGCTGACATGCGGAAAGCCTGGTCAGATAATTGAAGAGAGAATTGTATCACTTACAAAAGAGTTTTTGAGAAATGAAGATTATGTGGTTTTTGCAGTAGATGTACATGAAGAAAACGACCAATATCATCCAGAAAGCAAGTTGTTCCCTCCACATAATATTCGAAACACTGAAGGCAGGGAGCTGTATGGAAAGCTAAATGATGTTTATACAAAAAACCGTGCAGATTTAGCAAAGCAAATTCACTGGTTAGATAAGACTCGCTATAGTGCTTTTGCGGGAACTAATCTAGAATTAAAATTGCGAGAAAGAAACATACAAGAATTGCACCTTACAGGAGTGTGTACAGATATATGTGTATTACATACTGCTGTTGACGCGTACAATAAAGGCTTTTCAATTATAGTTCATGAAGATGCTGTTCAAAGTTTTAGTCAGGCGGGACATGAATGGGCAATATCACATTTTAAAAATACATTAGCTGCCGAAGTAGTCAGCAGCAGTAATAATTTAGTGTAA
- a CDS encoding BrxA/BrxB family bacilliredoxin: protein MMNAYEEYMKQMAQPMRDELTRAGFEELKTPEEVNYFMQETEGTALVVINSVCGCAAGLARPVAIASQNHSVKPDQFVTVFAGQDKEATAQMREFFGDIPPSSPSMAVLKDGKVVHFIHRHNIENHAPEEILENLLGAYDEHC, encoded by the coding sequence ATTATGAATGCCTATGAAGAATATATGAAACAAATGGCTCAACCTATGAGAGATGAATTAACGCGCGCTGGTTTTGAAGAGTTAAAAACACCTGAAGAAGTTAATTATTTTATGCAGGAAACAGAAGGTACTGCATTAGTTGTGATTAATTCTGTATGTGGATGTGCTGCAGGTCTAGCTCGTCCAGTTGCAATTGCATCACAGAACCACTCTGTAAAGCCTGATCAATTTGTGACGGTGTTTGCCGGTCAGGATAAAGAAGCTACGGCTCAAATGAGAGAATTCTTTGGTGATATTCCGCCATCTTCTCCTTCAATGGCTGTATTAAAGGATGGAAAAGTCGTTCACTTTATACATCGCCATAACATTGAAAACCATGCACCAGAGGAGATTCTTGAGAATTTGCTCGGAGCATATGACGAGCATTGCTAA
- a CDS encoding YjcZ family sporulation protein, producing the protein MPLHGGYGGGYGYGHGCGFLIIVVLFILLIIIGATAFHGKDDDCDESSSSSH; encoded by the coding sequence ATGCCGTTGCATGGTGGATATGGTGGAGGCTATGGTTATGGACATGGCTGCGGGTTTCTAATTATTGTTGTTCTATTCATCCTGCTAATCATTATCGGAGCGACAGCGTTCCACGGTAAAGATGACGACTGCGACGAATCTTCATCCTCTTCTCATTAA
- the ltaE gene encoding low-specificity L-threonine aldolase produces the protein MIDLRSDTLTQPTKKMREAIYNASVGDDVYGEDPTINRLEELTAEITGKEDALFVTSGTQGNQLAVLAQTSPGDEIIVEAESHIFFYEGGATSALAGVQPRVVQGIKGEMNPNTVKSAIRSDDIHFPDTSLICLENTHNRSGGSIVSLENMSAIYDIASNAGIPVHIDGARLFNAVVASKRDVKDFTQYCDSVQICLSKGLGSPVGSLLAGKKEVIQKARKWRKRLGGGMRQAGFLAASGIISITEMVDRLAEDHEKALKLADAIEEMDKLTLVNRPDTNIVIVNTEKTLQTNEEFLSNLKKEGLLAVSFGEGQIRFTTHYDVSAEDIELAISAIHRVI, from the coding sequence ATGATTGACCTTAGAAGTGATACCCTTACACAACCAACAAAAAAAATGAGAGAAGCCATCTATAATGCATCAGTCGGGGATGATGTTTACGGTGAAGATCCCACGATTAATAGACTAGAAGAATTGACTGCTGAAATAACAGGAAAAGAAGATGCTTTATTTGTTACTAGCGGCACACAAGGCAATCAATTAGCCGTTCTTGCTCAAACATCGCCAGGCGATGAGATTATCGTTGAAGCAGAGTCTCATATCTTTTTTTATGAAGGGGGAGCCACTTCAGCTTTAGCTGGTGTTCAGCCAAGAGTCGTTCAAGGTATCAAAGGCGAAATGAACCCTAACACAGTGAAAAGTGCTATTCGTTCTGATGATATTCATTTTCCTGATACTTCTTTAATATGTCTTGAGAACACACACAACCGTTCTGGAGGATCTATTGTTTCTTTAGAGAACATGAGCGCTATATATGATATTGCTTCTAACGCGGGCATACCCGTTCATATCGATGGAGCACGTCTCTTTAATGCAGTGGTAGCATCAAAAAGGGATGTGAAAGATTTTACCCAATATTGTGATTCAGTACAGATTTGCTTATCGAAAGGTTTAGGGTCCCCTGTCGGTTCCTTATTAGCAGGCAAAAAAGAAGTCATTCAAAAAGCGAGAAAATGGAGAAAGCGACTTGGCGGGGGAATGAGACAAGCAGGTTTCCTTGCAGCAAGCGGTATCATCTCGATAACAGAAATGGTAGATCGCTTAGCTGAAGATCATGAAAAAGCATTAAAACTAGCTGATGCCATAGAAGAAATGGATAAGTTAACTCTTGTTAACAGGCCTGATACGAACATTGTTATTGTTAATACAGAAAAAACCTTGCAAACCAATGAAGAATTCTTAAGTAACCTGAAGAAAGAAGGCCTGCTCGCCGTCTCATTCGGGGAAGGACAAATTAGATTTACAACACACTATGATGTAAGTGCTGAAGACATCGAACTTGCGATTTCTGCAATACACCGTGTTATTTAA
- a CDS encoding NAD(P)H-binding protein, producing MNSETVIIAGSSGLVGQEVVKQLLNDPMCQEIIMLVRKATDIKHEKIKEIIFDFSAPEYRLENIKADAMFICIGTTMKKAKSKSAFEEVDLHIPVKLGRLAQKLNIKHLSVISALGANAKSTFFYNRVKGKMESQLISMNLPHLTIVRPSLLIGVRDEFRLGERFAEKLYKALPSVYPKKYEPIEASSVANTLIKESFKPHYQKVNILENKKIHEISRNS from the coding sequence ATGAATAGTGAAACAGTTATTATTGCAGGATCAAGTGGTTTAGTCGGTCAGGAAGTCGTAAAACAGCTCCTTAATGATCCTATGTGTCAAGAAATTATTATGCTCGTTAGAAAAGCGACAGACATAAAACATGAAAAAATAAAAGAAATCATATTCGATTTTTCAGCACCTGAATACCGCTTAGAAAACATTAAAGCTGATGCAATGTTTATCTGTATCGGTACGACGATGAAAAAAGCTAAATCAAAAAGTGCTTTTGAAGAAGTAGATCTGCATATTCCAGTTAAGTTAGGCAGACTTGCTCAAAAATTAAACATCAAACATCTTTCAGTTATTTCAGCCCTAGGAGCTAATGCCAAATCAACATTCTTTTATAATAGAGTTAAAGGGAAGATGGAGTCACAGTTGATCTCAATGAACCTTCCTCATCTCACAATTGTTAGGCCTTCTTTATTGATAGGGGTCCGTGATGAGTTCAGGCTTGGAGAAAGATTTGCTGAAAAGCTCTATAAAGCTTTACCATCTGTATACCCTAAAAAATATGAACCAATTGAAGCAAGTTCAGTAGCTAATACATTAATAAAAGAAAGTTTCAAACCTCATTATCAAAAAGTAAACATACTTGAAAATAAGAAGATTCATGAGATAAGCCGAAATAGTTAA
- a CDS encoding class I SAM-dependent methyltransferase: MEREGLSISSLTEKYNKDVLMIGVDKISYHPKDGGTPFFFHPNSSMFRVKQILRGEKDAFIEASQLSEGMTLLDCTLGLASDSIVASLVTGENGSVTGIESSTAISFVVRSGLKVWESKLPEMNAAMRRIEVVQSNHYEFLKKQPDNRYDVVYFDPMFESTIASPGIQGLKSSADYGELTKKTINEALRVSSQRVVMKDNRTSTKFKDLGFSVIKRNASTLYGVINKPLY; encoded by the coding sequence GTGGAGCGAGAAGGCCTCTCCATATCATCCTTAACCGAAAAGTACAATAAAGATGTACTCATGATCGGGGTCGATAAAATTTCGTATCATCCAAAAGACGGGGGCACACCTTTCTTTTTTCATCCTAATTCTTCAATGTTCCGTGTAAAGCAAATACTTAGAGGAGAAAAAGATGCCTTTATTGAAGCTAGCCAATTAAGTGAAGGTATGACTTTATTGGACTGTACATTAGGACTAGCTTCTGACTCTATAGTAGCTAGTTTAGTCACGGGAGAGAATGGCTCTGTAACGGGGATTGAGAGCAGTACCGCTATTTCATTTGTCGTTCGCAGCGGCCTTAAAGTATGGGAATCAAAACTGCCAGAGATGAATGCAGCCATGAGAAGAATTGAAGTTGTACAGAGTAATCATTACGAGTTTCTAAAAAAACAACCTGATAATCGCTATGATGTTGTTTATTTTGACCCTATGTTCGAATCAACCATCGCTTCTCCAGGTATACAAGGTTTAAAAAGCAGTGCTGATTACGGGGAACTTACTAAGAAAACGATTAATGAAGCATTAAGAGTATCTTCACAGCGTGTAGTGATGAAAGATAATCGAACAAGCACGAAATTTAAAGATTTGGGTTTTTCTGTAATTAAAAGGAATGCCAGTACTTTATATGGAGTAATTAATAAGCCCCTTTACTAA